A genome region from Chelonia mydas isolate rCheMyd1 chromosome 24, rCheMyd1.pri.v2, whole genome shotgun sequence includes the following:
- the LOC102938129 gene encoding chromatin target of PRMT1 protein isoform X4, producing MLKNKQPMPVNIRATMQQQQQLASARNRRLAQQMENRPSVQAALKLKQSLKQRLGKSNIQARLGRPAGPLARGAVGGRGLPMGQRGLPRGAMRGGRGARALLRGGIPLRGQSLLRGGRGISPRMGLRRGGVRGRGGPGRGGLGRGAMGRGGIGGRGRGMAGRGRGGFGGRGRGRGRGRGSARPALTKEQLDNQLDAYMSKTKGHLDAELDAYMAQTDPETND from the exons ATGCTGAAGAACAAACAGCCGATGCCAGTGAATATTCGGGCtaccatgcagcagcagcagcaactggccAGTGCCAGAAACAGAAGACTGGCCCAGCAGATGGAGAATAGACCTTCTGTTCAGGCTGCCTTGAAGCTCAAGCAG AGCTTAAAGCAGCGCCTGGGTAAAAGTAACATCCAGGCACGATTAGGCCGGCCAGCAGGACCCCTGGCTCGTGGAGCTGTTGGAGGACGAGGGCTACCTATGGGTCAGAGAGGTTTGCCACGAGGAGCCATGCGTGGTGGACGTGGAGCGAGGGCGTTGCTGAGAGGAGGCATTCCCCTCAGAG GTCAGAGTTTACTTCGTGGAGGACGTGGTATATCCCCTAGGATGGGCCTGAGAAGAGGTGGCGTTAGAGGTCGTGGTGGACCTGGGAGAGGTGGTCTAGGCAGAGGAGCCATGGGTCGTGGAGGAATTGGTGGCAGAG GTCGTGGCATGGCAGGCCGGGGAAGAGGGGGCTTTGGTGGTCGTGGCAGAGGCAGAGGACGAGGAAGAGGGTCTGCACGTCCTGCATTGACCAAGGAACAACTGGACAACCAATTAGATGCTTACATGTCTAAAACAAAAGGACACCTCGATGCTGAGCTGGATGCTTACATGGCTCAGACAGATCCAGAAACTAATGACTGA
- the LOC102938129 gene encoding chromatin target of PRMT1 protein isoform X3, whose protein sequence is MAAQSAPKVVLKSTTKMSLNERFTNMLKNKQPMPVNIRATMQQQQQLASARNRRLAQQMENRPSVQAALKLKQSLKQRLGKSNIQARLGRPAGPLARGAVGGRGLPMGQRGLPRGAMRGGRGARALLRGGIPLRGQSLLRGGRGISPRMGLRRGGVRGRGGPGRGGLGRGAMGRGGIGGRGRGMAGRGRGGFGGRGRGRGRGRGSARPALTKEQLDNQLDAYMSKTKGHLDAELDAYMAQTDPETND, encoded by the exons ATGGCTGCGCAGTCAGCGCCGAAGGTTGTGCTAAAGAGCACCACCAAGATGTCTCTGAACGAGCG CTTTACTAATATGCTGAAGAACAAACAGCCGATGCCAGTGAATATTCGGGCtaccatgcagcagcagcagcaactggccAGTGCCAGAAACAGAAGACTGGCCCAGCAGATGGAGAATAGACCTTCTGTTCAGGCTGCCTTGAAGCTCAAGCAG AGCTTAAAGCAGCGCCTGGGTAAAAGTAACATCCAGGCACGATTAGGCCGGCCAGCAGGACCCCTGGCTCGTGGAGCTGTTGGAGGACGAGGGCTACCTATGGGTCAGAGAGGTTTGCCACGAGGAGCCATGCGTGGTGGACGTGGAGCGAGGGCGTTGCTGAGAGGAGGCATTCCCCTCAGAG GTCAGAGTTTACTTCGTGGAGGACGTGGTATATCCCCTAGGATGGGCCTGAGAAGAGGTGGCGTTAGAGGTCGTGGTGGACCTGGGAGAGGTGGTCTAGGCAGAGGAGCCATGGGTCGTGGAGGAATTGGTGGCAGAG GTCGTGGCATGGCAGGCCGGGGAAGAGGGGGCTTTGGTGGTCGTGGCAGAGGCAGAGGACGAGGAAGAGGGTCTGCACGTCCTGCATTGACCAAGGAACAACTGGACAACCAATTAGATGCTTACATGTCTAAAACAAAAGGACACCTCGATGCTGAGCTGGATGCTTACATGGCTCAGACAGATCCAGAAACTAATGACTGA
- the LOC102938129 gene encoding chromatin target of PRMT1 protein isoform X2, whose product MAAQSAPKVVLKSTTKMSLNERFTNMLKNKQPMPVNIRATMQQQQQLASARNRRLAQQMENRPSVQAALKLKQKSLKQRLGKSNIQARLGRPAGPLARGAVGGRGLPMGQRGLPRGAMRGGRGARALLRGGIPLRGQSLLRGGRGISPRMGLRRGGVRGRGGPGRGGLGRGAMGRGGIGGRGRGMAGRGRGGFGGRGRGRGRGRGSARPALTKEQLDNQLDAYMSKTKGHLDAELDAYMAQTDPETND is encoded by the exons ATGGCTGCGCAGTCAGCGCCGAAGGTTGTGCTAAAGAGCACCACCAAGATGTCTCTGAACGAGCG CTTTACTAATATGCTGAAGAACAAACAGCCGATGCCAGTGAATATTCGGGCtaccatgcagcagcagcagcaactggccAGTGCCAGAAACAGAAGACTGGCCCAGCAGATGGAGAATAGACCTTCTGTTCAGGCTGCCTTGAAGCTCAAGCAG AAGAGCTTAAAGCAGCGCCTGGGTAAAAGTAACATCCAGGCACGATTAGGCCGGCCAGCAGGACCCCTGGCTCGTGGAGCTGTTGGAGGACGAGGGCTACCTATGGGTCAGAGAGGTTTGCCACGAGGAGCCATGCGTGGTGGACGTGGAGCGAGGGCGTTGCTGAGAGGAGGCATTCCCCTCAGAG GTCAGAGTTTACTTCGTGGAGGACGTGGTATATCCCCTAGGATGGGCCTGAGAAGAGGTGGCGTTAGAGGTCGTGGTGGACCTGGGAGAGGTGGTCTAGGCAGAGGAGCCATGGGTCGTGGAGGAATTGGTGGCAGAG GTCGTGGCATGGCAGGCCGGGGAAGAGGGGGCTTTGGTGGTCGTGGCAGAGGCAGAGGACGAGGAAGAGGGTCTGCACGTCCTGCATTGACCAAGGAACAACTGGACAACCAATTAGATGCTTACATGTCTAAAACAAAAGGACACCTCGATGCTGAGCTGGATGCTTACATGGCTCAGACAGATCCAGAAACTAATGACTGA
- the LOC102938129 gene encoding chromatin target of PRMT1 protein isoform X1 has translation MAAQSAPKVVLKSTTKMSLNERFTNMLKNKQPMPVNIRATMQQQQQLASARNRRLAQQMENRPSVQAALKLKQKSLKQRLGKSNIQARLGRPAGPLARGAVGGRGLPMGQRGLPRGAMRGGRGARALLRGGIPLRGQSLLRGGRGISPRMGLRRGGVRGRGGPGRGGLGRGAMGRGGIGGRAPVFLDAVANGRSWHGRPGKRGLWWSWQRQRTRKRVCTSCIDQGTTGQPIRCLHV, from the exons ATGGCTGCGCAGTCAGCGCCGAAGGTTGTGCTAAAGAGCACCACCAAGATGTCTCTGAACGAGCG CTTTACTAATATGCTGAAGAACAAACAGCCGATGCCAGTGAATATTCGGGCtaccatgcagcagcagcagcaactggccAGTGCCAGAAACAGAAGACTGGCCCAGCAGATGGAGAATAGACCTTCTGTTCAGGCTGCCTTGAAGCTCAAGCAG AAGAGCTTAAAGCAGCGCCTGGGTAAAAGTAACATCCAGGCACGATTAGGCCGGCCAGCAGGACCCCTGGCTCGTGGAGCTGTTGGAGGACGAGGGCTACCTATGGGTCAGAGAGGTTTGCCACGAGGAGCCATGCGTGGTGGACGTGGAGCGAGGGCGTTGCTGAGAGGAGGCATTCCCCTCAGAG GTCAGAGTTTACTTCGTGGAGGACGTGGTATATCCCCTAGGATGGGCCTGAGAAGAGGTGGCGTTAGAGGTCGTGGTGGACCTGGGAGAGGTGGTCTAGGCAGAGGAGCCATGGGTCGTGGAGGAATTGGTGGCAGAG CACCTGTGTTCCTAGATGCTGTGGCAAATGGCAG GTCGTGGCATGGCAGGCCGGGGAAGAGGGGGCTTTGGTGGTCGTGGCAGAGGCAGAGGACGAGGAAGAGGGTCTGCACGTCCTGCATTGACCAAGGAACAACTGGACAACCAATTAGATGCTTACATGTCTAA
- the LOC102938129 gene encoding chromatin target of PRMT1 protein isoform X5 — protein MAAQSAPKVVLKSTTKMSLNERFTNMLKNKQPMPVNIRATMQQQQQLASARNRRLAQQMENRPSVQAALKLKQKSLKQRLGKSNIQARLGRPAGPLARGAVGGRGLPMGQRGLPRGAMRGGRGARALLRGGIPLRGQSLLRGGRGISPRMGLRRGGVRGRGGPGRGGLGRGAMGRGGIGGRAKGPLISLQHLCS, from the exons ATGGCTGCGCAGTCAGCGCCGAAGGTTGTGCTAAAGAGCACCACCAAGATGTCTCTGAACGAGCG CTTTACTAATATGCTGAAGAACAAACAGCCGATGCCAGTGAATATTCGGGCtaccatgcagcagcagcagcaactggccAGTGCCAGAAACAGAAGACTGGCCCAGCAGATGGAGAATAGACCTTCTGTTCAGGCTGCCTTGAAGCTCAAGCAG AAGAGCTTAAAGCAGCGCCTGGGTAAAAGTAACATCCAGGCACGATTAGGCCGGCCAGCAGGACCCCTGGCTCGTGGAGCTGTTGGAGGACGAGGGCTACCTATGGGTCAGAGAGGTTTGCCACGAGGAGCCATGCGTGGTGGACGTGGAGCGAGGGCGTTGCTGAGAGGAGGCATTCCCCTCAGAG GTCAGAGTTTACTTCGTGGAGGACGTGGTATATCCCCTAGGATGGGCCTGAGAAGAGGTGGCGTTAGAGGTCGTGGTGGACCTGGGAGAGGTGGTCTAGGCAGAGGAGCCATGGGTCGTGGAGGAATTGGTGGCAGAG CAAAAGGCCCATTGATTTCTTTGCAGCACCTGTGTTCCTAG